A single window of Bacillus carboniphilus DNA harbors:
- a CDS encoding ExeA family protein — MFEAFYELTQTPFSRDIPTEELYNSVILEETLGRLKYAAERQLFAVVTGDCGTGKTTTIRRFAEELNPATFSLLYVSDSKLTPRNFYKGVLEQLGCESKFYRGDAKRQLHKEIELMRGIHRIQPIVVVDEAHLLDREMLEEVRFLLNFKMDAQSPLSLILVGQNELWDRLKMQSYAAIRQRIDLQCKLSHFDRAQTGEYMKRHLTYSGAQRDIFSDSAIDCVFQYSSGSARLINKVCTHSLLYGAQNQRKIIDDHMVKHVIDGELS; from the coding sequence ATGTTTGAAGCTTTTTATGAACTAACTCAAACTCCTTTTTCCCGGGATATTCCGACGGAAGAGTTGTATAACTCCGTTATTCTGGAAGAAACACTGGGAAGGTTAAAATATGCAGCTGAGAGGCAGCTCTTTGCGGTGGTTACAGGAGATTGTGGTACCGGGAAAACGACAACGATTCGTCGATTTGCGGAAGAATTGAACCCTGCTACTTTTTCTCTTCTATATGTATCAGATTCCAAGTTGACACCTCGTAACTTTTATAAAGGAGTACTGGAACAACTGGGATGTGAATCTAAATTTTATCGTGGTGATGCCAAAAGACAACTCCATAAAGAAATCGAGCTCATGCGGGGAATTCATCGTATACAACCGATTGTGGTGGTAGATGAAGCTCATTTGTTAGACCGAGAAATGTTGGAGGAAGTTCGTTTCTTATTGAATTTTAAGATGGATGCCCAAAGCCCTTTGTCTCTTATTTTAGTCGGGCAAAACGAGCTCTGGGATCGTCTGAAAATGCAATCTTACGCTGCAATTCGTCAAAGAATTGATCTGCAGTGTAAACTCTCTCATTTTGATCGAGCTCAAACAGGCGAATATATGAAGCGTCATCTCACCTATTCGGGCGCTCAACGAGATATTTTCTCTGATAGTGCCATTGATTGTGTTTTTCAATATTCAAGTGGGTCAGCTCGTCTTATCAATAAAGTATGTACTCACAGCTTACTTTACGGGGCACAAAATCAACGAAAGATTATTGATGACCATATGGTCAAGCATGTGATTGATGGAGAACTTTCATGA